A part of Actinobaculum sp. 313 genomic DNA contains:
- a CDS encoding pyroglutamyl-peptidase I, with translation MAESCGFCDEPEAGRSGLDGIWTAPISTCSSTPLIIEDEEENVVENGCAQNEPRRNESRQNGPAQEGACESGGAATVLVTGFEPFGGASYNPTEAAVRMLAADYASHYPRLIVEILPVEFAAATARIRELIAAYRPTVTLCCGLNASSEVPVLERVARNRINARIADNAGVQPVGEAVQSGAPGTLRATLPIGRMLEAARSSGYEIGVSDDAGGFVCNATLFSALDALRQINDKRCCAGFLHLPDDVARSRVSNDAELIDVLVGAATE, from the coding sequence GTGGCAGAATCATGCGGATTCTGCGACGAGCCAGAGGCCGGGCGGAGCGGTTTGGACGGGATTTGGACAGCACCCATTTCGACCTGCTCATCCACCCCGCTCATAATTGAGGATGAGGAGGAAAACGTGGTCGAGAATGGATGTGCGCAAAATGAGCCTAGGCGAAATGAGTCCAGACAAAATGGACCCGCGCAAGAAGGTGCATGCGAATCGGGCGGTGCGGCTACTGTTCTTGTCACCGGCTTTGAGCCTTTTGGTGGCGCTTCGTACAATCCGACGGAGGCCGCCGTGCGCATGCTGGCCGCTGACTATGCCTCCCACTATCCGCGCCTGATCGTCGAGATTCTGCCGGTCGAATTCGCTGCTGCGACAGCACGTATCCGTGAACTGATCGCAGCTTATCGCCCAACAGTAACGCTGTGCTGCGGTTTGAATGCTTCCTCAGAAGTACCAGTGCTGGAACGGGTAGCCCGAAACCGTATCAATGCGCGCATAGCCGATAATGCTGGGGTTCAGCCCGTTGGAGAAGCAGTCCAGAGCGGAGCCCCCGGTACGCTTCGTGCCACACTCCCAATCGGCAGAATGTTGGAGGCTGCGCGAAGCTCGGGGTATGAGATTGGCGTATCTGACGACGCCGGGGGTTTCGTATGCAATGCGACGCTGTTTTCGGCTCTTGACGCCTTACGGCAGATCAATGACAAGAGGTGCTGTGCTGGTTTCTTACATCTTCCCGACGACGTCGCGCGTTCTCGCGTGAGCAACGACGCAGAGTTAATTGACGTGCTGGTTGGTGCTGCTACGGAATGA
- a CDS encoding M91 family zinc metallopeptidase: MSGSWDLEAKLSELYAAQGAWERMARFSSRAADDFARHANNALGEWEGDTADAFATRRSELVKDLDKATEIAGRCAAVISYAASDISRAQGALDSSWQRVSSVSHTGGPSSAPTFQPEDADEEQLVQQEMAEAERIRQELDEKLSGYGADVDALSRSWGEITRRWNRIAGGAPFIWNMPQEGSDVGILQNGDEVVLSAGKEDNRITVMIDPKTGDQIVKVEDLVYNDKGEIVDVRNTQSYRIPAGKHLTIRGGGGDDIIALPSDATVGYTVVGGDGLDRITGGGGDDRLFGSAGDDEIKAGAGNDYASGGAGHDYLDGQTGNDRLFGGRGRDTAYGLGGTDKLSGGQDADYLEGGEGKDELLGGDGDDVVSGGRGNDHMLGGSGNDTQYGGLGADTVMGGQGDDTLYDDKGGKTDSVEKDITVQIEDQTSWIKIEGSPEFIARTQADLDMLSASPAGAELLGHIKENHENSGLFGVLGKNSLTIKELIPPENNPGFRNSYAYPGHLGHHSVEYLPTIDDFGGAPPVVVLQHELAHVDTFGSGIYDSQDIYDGDDARDNMKDNPDPDTKPVYTAERQAVGLPIDHDDNPNTPEIVDPRQPIERTENGLRKEMGWPERESYR, encoded by the coding sequence ATGAGTGGGTCATGGGATCTAGAGGCGAAGCTGTCGGAGTTGTATGCGGCTCAGGGTGCATGGGAACGCATGGCACGGTTCTCCTCGCGAGCGGCGGATGATTTCGCGCGGCACGCGAATAATGCTCTGGGGGAATGGGAAGGCGATACCGCTGATGCCTTCGCTACCCGGCGCTCGGAGTTGGTCAAGGATCTGGACAAGGCAACGGAGATTGCGGGTCGGTGCGCTGCGGTGATCTCCTATGCAGCATCTGATATTTCCCGAGCACAGGGAGCACTGGATAGTTCGTGGCAGCGAGTGTCGAGTGTTTCGCATACGGGCGGACCGAGTTCTGCGCCTACCTTTCAGCCCGAGGATGCTGACGAGGAGCAACTGGTACAGCAGGAGATGGCTGAGGCGGAACGGATTCGGCAGGAATTGGATGAGAAGCTCAGCGGTTACGGGGCCGATGTGGACGCCTTGAGCAGAAGTTGGGGAGAGATTACCAGGCGCTGGAACAGGATCGCAGGAGGAGCCCCCTTCATCTGGAATATGCCGCAGGAAGGTTCCGACGTCGGCATCCTGCAAAACGGTGACGAGGTAGTCCTTTCAGCGGGCAAGGAGGATAACCGGATTACGGTGATGATCGATCCAAAGACCGGTGACCAGATCGTCAAGGTGGAGGACTTGGTTTACAACGACAAGGGCGAGATCGTTGATGTACGCAATACTCAGTCGTATCGCATCCCAGCGGGGAAGCATCTGACCATCCGCGGTGGTGGCGGTGACGATATTATCGCGTTGCCCTCCGATGCGACTGTTGGGTACACGGTTGTTGGTGGTGATGGGTTGGATCGGATCACCGGCGGTGGTGGAGATGATCGTCTGTTCGGTTCAGCCGGTGACGATGAGATCAAAGCCGGTGCGGGCAATGACTATGCTTCCGGAGGTGCTGGACACGACTATCTGGACGGTCAGACCGGTAATGACCGACTCTTCGGCGGGCGGGGCCGTGACACAGCGTACGGCCTAGGTGGAACTGACAAACTCTCCGGCGGGCAGGATGCGGATTATCTGGAAGGTGGTGAAGGCAAAGACGAGCTGCTCGGCGGGGATGGTGATGACGTTGTCTCTGGCGGCCGGGGTAATGACCACATGCTCGGCGGCAGTGGGAACGATACGCAGTACGGCGGCCTCGGTGCGGACACCGTCATGGGCGGCCAAGGCGATGACACGCTCTACGACGATAAGGGTGGCAAGACGGACTCGGTGGAGAAAGATATCACCGTACAGATCGAGGACCAGACCTCGTGGATCAAGATCGAAGGCTCGCCAGAGTTCATCGCCCGTACCCAGGCAGACCTGGACATGCTCAGCGCATCCCCCGCAGGCGCAGAGCTTCTTGGGCATATCAAAGAGAATCATGAGAACTCGGGTCTCTTCGGAGTATTGGGAAAGAACTCGCTGACAATCAAGGAACTTATTCCTCCGGAGAATAATCCTGGTTTTCGGAATAGTTACGCCTACCCAGGGCATTTGGGCCATCACAGTGTGGAGTACTTGCCTACTATCGATGATTTCGGAGGAGCACCCCCGGTTGTGGTGTTGCAGCATGAGCTAGCACATGTGGATACCTTCGGTAGTGGTATCTATGATTCTCAGGATATCTACGACGGAGACGATGCACGGGACAATATGAAAGACAACCCTGACCCCGACACCAAACCGGTCTATACGGCTGAGCGGCAGGCTGTCGGGCTGCCGATCGACCATGATGACAACCCGAACACTCCGGAGATTGTGGATCCGCGGCAACCGATTGAACGGACCGAGAATGGATTACGGAAGGAAATGGGTTGGCCGGAGAGAGAGTCATACCGATGA
- a CDS encoding ABC transporter permease produces the protein MPIVMVAAINIMFGGMVKEFSGSGMNPAHVAVMVAVSMAFTGAIMGAGSTVQERQEGLPDRLATMPGRQSASLAGRVVAESLRALITSAAALGVGFAYGADFGGVAGFAWTVLILALVAYAAGSIGSMLGYTVESPQGALSFSPLIMAAMFFNTAVMPREMYAPALRPVVSASPVTAVTQMVTDARNGVLDVGHLLVFTAWFGGMVIVASLVLARVASRRPVNS, from the coding sequence ATGCCCATCGTCATGGTCGCCGCTATCAACATCATGTTCGGAGGCATGGTCAAAGAGTTCTCTGGGAGCGGGATGAACCCCGCGCATGTTGCGGTGATGGTCGCCGTGTCCATGGCATTTACCGGTGCGATCATGGGTGCGGGCAGCACGGTGCAGGAGCGCCAGGAGGGACTGCCCGATCGACTGGCAACCATGCCAGGGCGCCAGTCGGCTAGTTTAGCCGGGCGCGTGGTGGCGGAAAGCCTGCGCGCCCTTATCACGTCTGCGGCTGCGCTGGGCGTCGGATTCGCATACGGCGCGGACTTCGGCGGCGTCGCCGGTTTCGCCTGGACGGTTCTCATACTTGCGCTGGTTGCGTATGCGGCTGGCAGCATCGGCAGCATGCTGGGTTACACCGTGGAGTCTCCACAGGGAGCATTGAGTTTCTCGCCTCTGATCATGGCGGCAATGTTCTTCAATACAGCGGTGATGCCGCGTGAAATGTACGCGCCCGCGTTACGGCCCGTTGTCAGCGCCTCACCGGTGACTGCCGTGACGCAAATGGTGACGGACGCTCGCAACGGTGTCCTCGACGTCGGCCACCTGCTCGTCTTTACTGCCTGGTTCGGAGGCATGGTAATCGTCGCAAGCCTCGTACTGGCCCGAGTGGCGAGCCGACGCCCGGTGAATTCCTAG
- a CDS encoding ABC transporter permease codes for MHPPKAPGTGDAGDANRTEAPATRGTASDQAYTRSEHQLTRALAGAVWRNNLRLRRNTASLVSAFVIPGLFMLSFWSVFGHAAATSGFDYALFLMAACMIQAVMFTAGGSTLALAVDMENGLLSRMRAMPINAIVAVGGRLITDLIRSLCSLATVVALGLVCGAQPDGVSGLILGFGIVLVMGEVMALAFCGIALRSSHPVQTAGLLQAVEMPLLVFSTAFIPVALLPSWLRPVVEHLPFSPLIDTTRALLAGTGAGSTGWEALAWLVAGLVLGSLWVAHAFRRQR; via the coding sequence GTGCACCCTCCGAAGGCACCCGGAACCGGGGATGCTGGCGATGCCAACCGTACCGAGGCGCCCGCTACACGCGGCACGGCCTCCGACCAGGCATATACAAGGAGCGAGCACCAGCTGACGCGCGCCCTGGCGGGGGCGGTCTGGCGCAACAACCTGCGCCTGCGGCGCAATACCGCCTCCCTGGTGTCGGCCTTTGTTATTCCCGGGCTATTCATGCTGTCCTTTTGGTCGGTTTTCGGCCATGCAGCGGCTACGTCCGGCTTCGACTACGCATTGTTCCTCATGGCCGCATGCATGATCCAAGCGGTAATGTTCACCGCAGGCGGCTCCACACTGGCACTGGCTGTTGACATGGAGAACGGACTGCTCTCCCGTATGCGTGCCATGCCCATCAACGCAATAGTTGCGGTAGGTGGACGCCTGATCACCGATCTCATCCGGTCGTTGTGCTCATTAGCCACCGTGGTGGCGTTGGGCTTGGTCTGCGGGGCACAACCGGACGGCGTCTCGGGCTTGATCCTAGGCTTCGGTATCGTGCTGGTTATGGGGGAAGTAATGGCCCTGGCCTTCTGCGGCATCGCTCTGCGCTCATCCCACCCGGTGCAGACTGCCGGATTGCTCCAGGCAGTCGAGATGCCGCTACTCGTTTTCTCCACGGCTTTCATTCCTGTGGCCCTGCTACCAAGCTGGCTGCGACCCGTTGTTGAGCATCTGCCCTTTTCCCCGCTTATCGACACCACTCGGGCGCTCCTGGCAGGAACAGGCGCAGGCTCAACGGGATGGGAGGCCCTTGCGTGGCTGGTTGCGGGTTTGGTACTCGGCTCGCTCTGGGTGGCCCATGCCTTTAGGAGGCAGCGATGA
- a CDS encoding ATP-binding cassette domain-containing protein: MSSNTVGNEPILAVRQIHKSFGKNGRKKDVLKGLSFDVLNHQVVCLLGANGAGKTTLVNIASTLMLPSSGTISVCGADVVKQADEVRRFISLTGQFAAVDGELTGRENLVFFSRLHGLPPREAKARADELLEQFRLADAATQRVATYSGGMRRRLDIAASLVVEPRLLFLDEPTTGLDPLSRRELWETVEQLRDRGVAVLLTTQYLDEAERLSDDVVLIRDGQVVLHGPPAAIREEFGAPLCQLTFRDTADSRRVAQTILISEFGPTSITPSLDGLTVSFTAHGGVQDLSRALTAIQNADIVTVSAALTPPTLDDVFLGTAFTAAGAS, encoded by the coding sequence ATGAGCAGCAACACTGTAGGTAACGAGCCTATTCTCGCCGTCCGGCAGATTCACAAGAGCTTCGGTAAAAACGGACGTAAGAAGGATGTGCTCAAGGGGCTCTCCTTCGACGTACTCAACCACCAAGTCGTTTGCCTGCTCGGTGCCAATGGCGCCGGTAAAACGACCCTGGTCAACATCGCTTCGACACTGATGCTGCCGTCTTCCGGCACGATATCCGTCTGCGGAGCCGACGTCGTCAAACAAGCCGACGAGGTGCGCCGTTTCATCTCTCTGACTGGCCAATTCGCTGCCGTTGACGGCGAACTCACCGGCCGGGAGAACCTTGTGTTCTTCTCGCGCCTCCACGGCCTGCCACCCCGTGAGGCGAAGGCGCGCGCCGATGAACTCCTCGAACAATTCCGACTCGCCGATGCGGCAACCCAGCGCGTCGCCACGTACTCGGGCGGCATGCGACGTCGTCTGGATATCGCGGCCTCGCTCGTTGTCGAACCGCGGCTACTCTTCCTTGACGAACCCACAACCGGACTTGACCCGTTATCCCGCCGCGAACTGTGGGAGACGGTAGAGCAGCTGCGTGACCGCGGTGTCGCAGTATTACTGACCACTCAATATCTTGATGAAGCCGAGAGGCTTTCCGACGATGTGGTCCTCATCCGCGATGGACAGGTGGTCTTGCACGGGCCTCCCGCTGCTATCCGAGAAGAATTCGGAGCACCCTTGTGCCAGTTGACATTCCGCGACACGGCAGATTCGCGCCGGGTAGCGCAGACCATTCTCATCTCGGAGTTCGGGCCTACGAGTATCACGCCATCCCTGGACGGTTTAACAGTCTCGTTCACCGCCCATGGTGGAGTGCAGGATCTTTCGCGCGCGCTCACTGCCATTCAAAATGCAGATATCGTCACGGTTTCTGCGGCACTCACACCGCCGACGCTTGACGACGTCTTCCTTGGCACGGCCTTCACGGCGGCGGGGGCATCATAA
- a CDS encoding ABC transporter ATP-binding protein → MWQLTASAHRSMLLGGLTAFVGSAIKLVPYIALVEIGRGLLAGADSSRLWRWVIVAVVAMVIHGVAYMGALGGNHRTEARLRYELRRKLVAKLKHVALGWFNDRSSGVVRKSITTDTSAIHSLVAHLAGDLANTLGTIVVGFAYLLYLDARFAGIMIAASVVLIIVCMIPTTRAWGNDFNAYANAQRDLAAVTVEMVDGIKEVKNFGMAASVYGRFDEARRRHGDAAMQWMRNSGIGMAVIQAVMQPAATLALTAGIGYWMVALGWTTPVTVLAFMLVWVGIPEGLTTLVQLGQQLYAAREAARSTVDILQAEELPEPDESAVVVGNPSRVELRDVEFSYDEGRRLSRASV, encoded by the coding sequence GTGTGGCAGTTAACGGCCAGCGCGCATCGCTCGATGCTGCTGGGCGGCCTGACGGCTTTTGTCGGCTCTGCAATCAAGCTAGTGCCCTACATTGCACTGGTAGAAATCGGGCGTGGTCTGCTGGCAGGCGCCGACTCCTCGCGACTGTGGCGCTGGGTTATCGTCGCCGTCGTCGCCATGGTGATTCACGGTGTTGCGTATATGGGAGCGCTGGGAGGCAACCATCGCACGGAGGCCCGGCTGCGATACGAACTGCGGCGCAAACTCGTCGCTAAACTCAAACACGTCGCCCTCGGATGGTTCAATGACCGCTCCTCCGGGGTGGTTCGTAAATCAATCACCACTGACACGAGCGCAATCCACTCCCTCGTTGCTCACCTCGCCGGAGACCTGGCCAATACGCTTGGAACAATCGTCGTGGGTTTCGCCTACCTGCTCTACCTTGACGCTCGGTTCGCCGGGATCATGATTGCCGCATCCGTTGTGCTCATCATCGTGTGCATGATTCCAACCACACGAGCGTGGGGAAACGATTTCAACGCCTACGCCAACGCGCAACGTGACCTTGCCGCGGTCACGGTGGAGATGGTCGACGGCATCAAGGAAGTGAAGAACTTCGGTATGGCGGCCAGCGTCTACGGGCGCTTTGACGAAGCCCGTCGACGCCACGGCGACGCTGCCATGCAATGGATGCGTAATTCCGGTATCGGTATGGCCGTGATTCAAGCGGTTATGCAACCGGCTGCCACCCTCGCCCTCACCGCGGGTATCGGATACTGGATGGTTGCGCTGGGATGGACGACGCCGGTCACGGTGTTGGCGTTCATGCTCGTGTGGGTGGGAATCCCCGAAGGGCTGACCACTCTGGTGCAGCTCGGGCAACAACTCTATGCGGCACGGGAGGCCGCCCGCTCCACCGTGGACATACTGCAAGCAGAGGAACTACCAGAACCGGATGAATCGGCCGTCGTCGTCGGGAATCCATCCCGGGTGGAACTCCGGGATGTTGAATTCTCCTATGACGAAGGACGCAGGTTATCAAGGGCATCAGTCTGA
- a CDS encoding ATP-binding cassette domain-containing protein produces the protein MTCEPGTVTALVGPSGGGKSTLAKLIARFWDVDAGAITVGGVDVRDQTSRQLMSSMALVFQEVMTVADTVAGNIALGKPGASREEIIAAAQADAHSELEIQRAITGLAQGRTVIMIAHRLSTITSADQIAVIDSGRAVEVGTHEELVARGGLYADLWRAQTASMNATASAQSTAAAASSEGEAGHV, from the coding sequence CTGACCTGCGAACCCGGAACCGTAACGGCGCTCGTTGGTCCTTCTGGTGGTGGAAAGTCAACACTCGCCAAGCTCATCGCCCGCTTCTGGGATGTGGATGCCGGGGCGATAACGGTAGGTGGCGTGGACGTGCGAGATCAAACGAGCCGGCAGCTCATGAGTTCCATGGCGCTGGTTTTCCAAGAGGTGATGACTGTCGCCGACACAGTCGCCGGGAACATTGCGCTCGGAAAGCCGGGAGCCAGCCGAGAAGAGATCATCGCCGCCGCGCAGGCCGACGCCCACTCGGAGTTGGAAATCCAGCGGGCCATTACCGGGCTGGCACAAGGCCGCACGGTCATCATGATCGCCCATCGCCTTTCCACGATCACTTCGGCGGACCAGATCGCCGTGATCGACTCTGGACGAGCGGTGGAAGTTGGAACGCACGAGGAACTTGTCGCCCGCGGTGGGCTCTACGCCGATCTGTGGCGCGCCCAGACGGCAAGCATGAACGCTACCGCTTCCGCGCAGTCGACGGCGGCCGCAGCGAGCAGCGAAGGAGAAGCAGGGCATGTTTAG
- a CDS encoding ABC transporter transmembrane domain-containing protein, translated as MFRRFNKHFDHPETIYLLIVGYVAAAILQGLAFGALIGFLRAFLGPDPSTAKSALWVLLALGVAAFLIQSITTAYANKVSSYDICNNMTAQVGKRVSNLPLGWFDANSVVRVTATISTEVDTLSHLASVVLPQLISATVTPATVMVVTFVYDWHLALIMLVVFPVVAVLWRWASRLLIREHRIAPRVAAQTAARTAEYAHLQPVLRAQGAAGTNWQPLSDALRAENDTVTGLMRAQAAPAVCFGILAQMFFAAILAAGLGLVVGGDIDTPTYVAIAVMAARFTTPISQSVLYASALQE; from the coding sequence ATGTTTAGGCGTTTTAACAAGCATTTCGACCACCCGGAGACCATCTATTTGCTTATCGTCGGCTATGTTGCCGCCGCTATCCTGCAGGGCCTGGCCTTCGGAGCACTTATCGGGTTCTTACGTGCTTTTCTCGGGCCTGACCCGTCGACGGCGAAGAGCGCCCTGTGGGTTCTTCTCGCGCTTGGCGTGGCCGCATTCCTCATTCAATCCATCACCACCGCGTATGCGAACAAGGTGAGCTCCTACGATATTTGCAACAATATGACGGCCCAAGTGGGCAAACGAGTCTCCAATCTGCCCTTGGGATGGTTCGATGCGAATTCGGTGGTCCGGGTCACCGCAACAATTTCCACCGAAGTTGATACCCTCTCCCATTTGGCCTCCGTCGTGTTGCCCCAGCTCATATCGGCCACTGTCACCCCGGCGACGGTTATGGTGGTCACCTTTGTGTATGACTGGCATCTGGCGCTGATCATGCTTGTCGTCTTCCCGGTGGTGGCGGTGTTGTGGCGTTGGGCCTCCCGGCTCCTGATACGCGAACACCGGATCGCACCGCGTGTAGCCGCCCAGACTGCGGCACGTACCGCAGAGTACGCCCACCTGCAACCCGTTCTGCGAGCGCAGGGAGCGGCGGGCACCAACTGGCAGCCGCTCAGTGACGCGTTGCGAGCCGAGAACGATACCGTCACCGGGCTTATGCGTGCGCAGGCGGCACCCGCTGTATGCTTCGGGATCCTGGCACAGATGTTCTTCGCCGCAATATTGGCGGCGGGTCTGGGGCTCGTAGTGGGTGGAGATATCGACACTCCCACATATGTAGCTATCGCGGTGATGGCGGCGCGGTTCACGACGCCGATCAGCCAGTCTGTGCTGTATGCCTCTGCGTTGCAGGAGTGA
- a CDS encoding ATP-binding cassette domain-containing protein: MVALDAIGAIVDSPILPEPAVPQASQGTRIVLNDVDFGYTPNQKLFSSLSLTAPAQQITALVGPSGCGKSTITKLIARFWDVHGGSITVGGADVRSIGSSDLMVMTSMVFQDVYLFDTTIAENIRLSRPEASDEEVRDAISKAGLDAVVAGLPDGIDTQVGEGGLKLSGGERQRVSIARAFLKDAPILLLDEITSALDTENEAAITEALAELSRGRTVIVVAHRLSTIMNADHVYILSGYENGEPTRVVEHGSPRELARAGGVFASLIDDFAQTARWRIR; encoded by the coding sequence ATGGTCGCACTGGATGCCATCGGTGCGATTGTTGACAGCCCGATTCTGCCGGAACCCGCCGTACCACAGGCCTCACAGGGAACGCGGATCGTGCTTAACGACGTCGACTTCGGGTACACGCCGAACCAGAAGCTCTTCTCGTCACTGAGCCTGACGGCTCCCGCGCAGCAGATTACGGCGCTCGTGGGCCCATCTGGGTGTGGAAAGTCAACGATTACCAAGCTCATTGCCCGGTTCTGGGATGTGCATGGTGGCTCAATCACCGTCGGTGGCGCCGATGTGCGAAGCATCGGCTCTTCCGACCTGATGGTGATGACATCTATGGTGTTCCAGGATGTGTACCTTTTCGACACCACCATCGCGGAGAATATCCGCTTATCCCGCCCGGAGGCCAGCGACGAAGAGGTGCGTGATGCTATCTCCAAGGCTGGATTGGATGCGGTTGTCGCCGGCTTGCCAGATGGTATTGACACCCAGGTCGGCGAGGGTGGTCTTAAACTCTCCGGGGGTGAGCGGCAGCGCGTGTCAATCGCGCGAGCCTTCCTGAAAGATGCTCCGATCCTGCTCTTGGACGAGATCACTTCCGCGTTGGATACGGAGAACGAGGCGGCGATTACCGAGGCTCTTGCCGAGTTGTCCCGTGGGCGCACGGTTATCGTGGTGGCGCACAGGCTCTCGACAATCATGAATGCCGACCACGTCTATATTCTGTCGGGATACGAGAATGGCGAGCCGACACGTGTGGTTGAGCATGGTTCACCGCGCGAACTTGCCCGGGCCGGAGGCGTGTTCGCCTCGCTGATTGACGATTTCGCTCAGACCGCTCGCTGGCGTATCCGCTAG
- a CDS encoding AzlD domain-containing protein produces MPSTGAILAVVGVAAAITVALRAIPFAILKPLRESRFVSRMAVWMPVGILGILAAATFRTAASGAPLLYTGIAAAVTAAVHLICGRRTILSVAAGTLCFVLLMNFAV; encoded by the coding sequence ATGCCTAGTACCGGAGCGATTCTCGCCGTCGTCGGCGTTGCCGCCGCAATTACCGTGGCGCTGCGCGCGATCCCCTTCGCCATACTCAAACCGCTGCGCGAATCCCGCTTCGTCTCGCGGATGGCCGTGTGGATGCCGGTTGGGATTCTCGGCATACTCGCAGCAGCGACCTTCCGCACGGCAGCGTCCGGCGCACCCCTCCTGTACACGGGAATTGCTGCCGCGGTAACCGCCGCCGTGCACCTGATATGCGGACGCCGGACCATCCTCTCGGTTGCTGCCGGGACCCTCTGCTTTGTTCTCCTCATGAATTTCGCAGTTTGA
- a CDS encoding AzlC family ABC transporter permease produces the protein MKHEVTTGIRMSLAVGLGMFPLGVAFGLLVLQAGLPWWVAPLTSCAVYAGSLELLLISLMTGGAPLATVALTTFFVNFRHVFYSFSFPLRVLRGRFARVYSVYAMTDEAYAITTAHPHGWTPARLIALQVSLQMYWVGGGMVGVLLGSLLPGQIKGLDFALCALFITLTLDAARSLATVPSLLLAALSFAIAIVATPGAVIFTSMLLFAASLGIRYLFTRNKGAWPYA, from the coding sequence GTGAAACACGAGGTCACCACCGGAATCCGCATGTCGCTGGCCGTTGGGCTGGGCATGTTTCCCCTCGGTGTCGCCTTCGGCCTGCTCGTGTTGCAGGCCGGGCTGCCGTGGTGGGTTGCTCCGCTGACCTCGTGCGCGGTCTATGCGGGATCCTTGGAGCTCCTGTTAATCAGCCTTATGACAGGCGGCGCGCCGCTGGCAACGGTGGCACTGACTACTTTCTTCGTCAACTTCCGCCACGTCTTCTACTCTTTCTCCTTCCCGCTGCGCGTGTTACGTGGCCGCTTTGCGCGCGTGTATTCGGTTTACGCGATGACGGACGAGGCCTACGCCATCACCACTGCGCATCCACACGGGTGGACACCGGCACGCCTTATTGCGCTGCAAGTATCTCTGCAGATGTACTGGGTCGGTGGCGGCATGGTCGGCGTCCTCCTCGGCTCCCTGCTGCCCGGGCAGATCAAAGGCCTTGATTTCGCCCTATGCGCACTCTTCATCACCCTGACGCTCGACGCCGCCCGCTCGTTGGCGACCGTTCCCTCTTTGCTACTGGCGGCCCTCAGCTTCGCCATTGCAATAGTCGCGACTCCGGGTGCAGTCATTTTCACCTCCATGCTGTTATTCGCGGCGTCACTCGGGATCCGTTACCTGTTCACTCGCAATAAAGGGGCATGGCCCTATGCCTAG
- a CDS encoding ABC transporter ATP-binding protein produces MSLQVAPRKMTAIIGPNACGKSTLLKACGRVLAAHSGDVFLNGRAVSAYGSKEFARIIGLLPQSATAPDGITVADLVARGRYPHQNLLHQWTGDDEAAVARALQRTHTSELAKEPVTALSGGQRQRVWIAMVLAQQTDILLLDEPTTFLDLAHQLDVLDLCRELVDEYGTTIVAVLHDLNQAGRYCDEIIAMHDGKILAHGSPEDVITADLVHRVFGVSCRVIPDPESGTPLVVPLMQRNID; encoded by the coding sequence GTGTCGTTACAGGTAGCACCACGTAAAATGACGGCCATCATCGGGCCGAATGCCTGTGGGAAATCCACGCTCTTGAAAGCCTGCGGTCGCGTTCTGGCAGCCCACAGCGGCGACGTGTTTCTCAATGGACGAGCGGTGAGCGCCTACGGTTCCAAGGAATTCGCGCGTATCATCGGCCTGCTGCCACAGTCCGCAACGGCACCGGACGGGATCACTGTTGCCGATCTGGTCGCGCGAGGACGTTACCCGCATCAGAACCTTCTTCATCAGTGGACCGGCGACGACGAAGCCGCCGTCGCCCGTGCTCTGCAACGCACCCATACCTCCGAGCTCGCCAAAGAGCCCGTGACCGCACTCTCAGGCGGCCAACGGCAACGCGTATGGATTGCCATGGTACTTGCACAACAGACGGATATCCTGCTGCTGGACGAGCCCACCACATTCCTCGATCTCGCCCACCAACTCGATGTACTCGATTTGTGCCGAGAGCTCGTGGACGAGTACGGCACCACGATTGTTGCGGTCTTACACGATCTGAACCAGGCCGGTCGGTACTGCGACGAGATTATCGCCATGCACGACGGAAAGATTCTTGCCCATGGCAGCCCGGAAGACGTGATTACCGCAGATCTGGTGCACAGAGTCTTTGGTGTTTCGTGCCGCGTCATCCCGGATCCGGAGTCAGGTACGCCGCTTGTTGTGCCCTTGATGCAAAGGAATATCGACTAG